From bacterium:
TCCTAACGCGGTATTCATTTTGGTGTATCGCTTCTGAATTTCACTCTTTACGTCAGTTGTGGCATTAGCAAATGCCATTACTGCTACGAATAAAACTACCAAACTGAGTACACTCGATATCTGAGTCTTTCTGTACGACATTTTGTCCCCCTATTTGTTTGAATGATCAACTACTTTATTTCAATTAACTGTTTGGTAGATTGGGTCAATATCTCATACCCATTATCGGTTACTACAACATCATCTTCGATGCGTACTCCACCAAAATCTTCTATATAAACACCCGGTTCAATGGTCCATACTTGACCTGACGCCAGCATTTCTTTTGAATTAGGATTTAACACACTTCCATCATGCACAGCAATGCCGAGACTATGACCAAGACCATGACCGAAATACTTCGCTAAATCCTGAGTTCCTAACAAGTCGCGAGCAACCGCATCCACTTCACAACCGGACACTCCAGGTTTAACCGCTTCAACAGCTTTCTGCTGAGCATCCAAAACGGCATTATATATTCGCCGGTGTTCATTATCCGCTTTACCTATAACTACCGTTCTCGTTATATCGGAATTATAACCATCAAGCTTAGCTCCGAAATCAAGAGTCAGGAATTCCCCGTTTTTAATTGCACGATTGGTGGGCTGGCCATGAGGTAGCGCTGAACGTGGGCCACTGACAACAATGGGAGCAAACCCTATTTCGCCACCTTGCTTCCGAATGAAGAACTCGATTTCAAGTCCAATTTCGTACTCGGTCTTTCCTTCCTTGATGAATCCCAATATGTGCTCAAACGCGGCATCAACTATCTTGACCGCCTTTATAATTCGCTGTATTTCACTCTCATCCTTGACCAATCTCAAAGAACCCAGAAGATCCTTTAACGGGCGAAGCCTTATGCCAGGCATTTTTCTTCGCCAATTTCTTAATTGATCAACAGTAACTGCCGCTGGTTCAAATCGAAGTTCAATGATAGCTAACTCTTGTAACTGCTCATAAAGAAACTCTATCGCATCGACCGATGAGTTGTGGGTTTTAACCTCAAAGCCTTTACACTGTTCTGCTGCCTGAAGAGTATAACGCGAATCCGTCACAAATAAGGCCTTATCGAGTGTGATGATAGCATTTCCGGACGAACCTGTGAACCCGGAAACATAAAATACATTGTCCCGACTAGTGATGATCACAGCATCGAGCCGCATTTTCCTCATTCGCTTGCGAATTCGCTCAAGGCGACCATTCATGTTCTGGTTTCCTCAATCATGGCTTTAGCGGCTTGTAAGGCTAACAAATAACTCAATCCGCCAAACCCGATAACTTGGCCCATCGTAATCGGAGAAATCACCGAATGATGTCGCCACTCTTCCGGTCGACTGTGAATATTGCTCAAATGGACTTCAATTACAGGCAACCGAACGGCCGCCAACGCCTCACGAATGCCATAGCTATAATGTGTAAATGCCCCTGGGTTGATGATAATCACATCAGCCCAGTCCATCACATCATGAATAGCATCAATAATAGCGCCTTCATGGTTTGACTGGAGTATTTTGACTTCCAAATCCAACTGGTCCGCTTGA
This genomic window contains:
- the aroQ gene encoding type II 3-dehydroquinate dehydratase, with the protein product MIRPGMVRVAVFHGANINLLGVRDPDVYGKSTFDEVNRRIKDQADQLDLEVKILQSNHEGAIIDAIHDVMDWADVIIINPGAFTHYSYGIREALAAVRLPVIEVHLSNIHSRPEEWRHHSVISPITMGQVIGFGGLSYLLALQAAKAMIEETRT
- a CDS encoding Xaa-Pro peptidase family protein yields the protein MNGRLERIRKRMRKMRLDAVIITSRDNVFYVSGFTGSSGNAIITLDKALFVTDSRYTLQAAEQCKGFEVKTHNSSVDAIEFLYEQLQELAIIELRFEPAAVTVDQLRNWRRKMPGIRLRPLKDLLGSLRLVKDESEIQRIIKAVKIVDAAFEHILGFIKEGKTEYEIGLEIEFFIRKQGGEIGFAPIVVSGPRSALPHGQPTNRAIKNGEFLTLDFGAKLDGYNSDITRTVVIGKADNEHRRIYNAVLDAQQKAVEAVKPGVSGCEVDAVARDLLGTQDLAKYFGHGLGHSLGIAVHDGSVLNPNSKEMLASGQVWTIEPGVYIEDFGGVRIEDDVVVTDNGYEILTQSTKQLIEIK